CGCCATCATGAACCTTGGCGAGAACGAGTTCCTGGTTACCGCATCCCCGGAGATGTTCGTGCGCGTGCAGGGCGACCGCGTTGAGACGGCCCCGATCTCGGGTACGATCGCCCGCGGCGCGGACGCGATCGAGGACTCGGACCAGATCAAGACGCTCATCAACAGCGACAAGGACAAGTCGGAGCTCACGATGTGCACCGACGTCGACCGCAACGACAAGTCGCGGGTGTGCGAGCCCGGCTCGGTACGCATCATCGGCCGTCGCCAGATCGAGCTGTATTCGAAGGTGATCCACACCGTCGATCACGTTGAGGGCACTCTTCGCGAAGACTTCGACGGCCTAGATGCGTTCGCGACGCACATGTGGGCCGTGACGGTCACTGGCGCGCCGAAGATCTGGGCGATGCGCTTTATTGACGAGCACGAGCGCTCGCCCCGCACGTGGTACGCGGGTGCGCTCGGTGTGCTCTACGCCAACGGTGACGTCAACACCGGGCTCACGATCCGTGCGGCCATGATCCGCGAGGGCATTGCCGAGGTGCGCGCGGGCGGGACCCTGCTGATCGACTCGGTTCCCGAAGACGAGGAGCGCGAGACCGAAATGAAGGCCTCGGCGCTGCTCGAGGCGATCCAGTCGGACCCGAGCGCCGAGGCTGCGGAAGAGCCCGAGCCCGCGGCGAAGCGCGGTGCCGGCCACCGCATCCTGTTCTTCGACCACGAAGACTCGTTCGTGCAGATGCTCGCGGGCTACATGCGCGAGACGGGCGCCGAGGTGCGCACCGTGCGCGTGCCGAAGGGCGGCGTACCGGTGGAGCGCATCCGCGAACAGCTCGATGCGCTCGACCCGACACTCGTCGTGATGTCGCCGGGGCCGGGCTCGCCGAGCGACTTCCGTGACAGCGACATCCTTGCTGAGCTGGATGCGCGTGGCTTGCCGGTCTTCGGCGTGTGCCTCGGCCAGCAGGCGATCGGCGAGTACCTCGGCGCCTCGCTCGGGCAGCTCGGCTATCCGCTGCACGGGCAGGAGCGCGAGGTCGAGGTCATCGAACCTGGCTTCCTCGACGAGATGCCGAAGCGGTTTGTGACTGGTCGCTACCACTCGCTGTACGTCGAGCCGGCCACTGTTTCGGGCGGGCTGAAGATCATCGCGAGCGACGACGATGGCATCCCGATGGCGGTCGAGCACACCGAAAAGCGGTGGTTCGCCGTGCAGTTCCACCCGGAGTCGCTCATGACCCTCCGCGACCGCGCCGGACACCGCATTATTGACGCGGTAATGGAGCGAATTTCTTAGCCAGGTTTCATTTCCCTGACCAGGGGTTTTCTGCCGCGCAAAAATTGTGCCG
This DNA window, taken from Gulosibacter molinativorax, encodes the following:
- a CDS encoding anthranilate synthase component I, encoding MLTVVASDRVAEPSEIDDIIAGLDDRAGVVLASGVEYPGRYTRWDMGFIDPPLVIEGRGFTVQLRALNDRGLVPLRAFTDILSGVEGFALEVAERETTITITPQRDDILPEEERTRRRSSFAVLRHLLAALPKDAQHLGLYGSLGYDLVRQIEQLDEPAGGDQRDLVMYLPDSIIAVDRQRDDARRYEFEFSYEGQHTAGIPRTATKAPFVGPAADATASRDHERGEYAALVQDAKQYFERGDLFEVVPGQAFREPVSTSPSAIFRSLVKNNPAPYGAIMNLGENEFLVTASPEMFVRVQGDRVETAPISGTIARGADAIEDSDQIKTLINSDKDKSELTMCTDVDRNDKSRVCEPGSVRIIGRRQIELYSKVIHTVDHVEGTLREDFDGLDAFATHMWAVTVTGAPKIWAMRFIDEHERSPRTWYAGALGVLYANGDVNTGLTIRAAMIREGIAEVRAGGTLLIDSVPEDEERETEMKASALLEAIQSDPSAEAAEEPEPAAKRGAGHRILFFDHEDSFVQMLAGYMRETGAEVRTVRVPKGGVPVERIREQLDALDPTLVVMSPGPGSPSDFRDSDILAELDARGLPVFGVCLGQQAIGEYLGASLGQLGYPLHGQEREVEVIEPGFLDEMPKRFVTGRYHSLYVEPATVSGGLKIIASDDDGIPMAVEHTEKRWFAVQFHPESLMTLRDRAGHRIIDAVMERIS